In Lodderomyces elongisporus chromosome 1, complete sequence, a genomic segment contains:
- a CDS encoding uncharacterized protein (MEROPS:MER0030137) — MSTSSTINTIKLRSKVLLNISDILARDIEHKFGCIIGYQDGDNLIASTSFEILPDSTGNSIDTEYLYKRYNQLKLVYPECQLIGVYYLANSGSGSSGSGGSCLDGNTDTKVDNKVEYNLGHHGSFTLAMCQEIQQFCATYGIPLPSSFIYLIYQQQKWKFNEGTSKNLPFQGYLCETSQPIATEISISETESIAVSTIVDHKDYYSASDANKKPTKIVDIKKHVEDVSNTLKNLEQKLVQVSKPTDTENESKSDLRSSKLSKNEPVSRISDLENAKLLKLQTMQLALLTEQKLTLETLQSQGVRHMHPPWVGQ, encoded by the coding sequence ATGTCCACTTCATCCACTATAAATACCATAAAGCTTCGATCAAAAGTACTTTTAAACATATCAGATATACTCGCAAGAGACATTGAGCACAAATTTGGGTGTATAATAGGTTATCAAGATGGTGATAACCTAATAGCGCTGACATCTTTCGAGATATTACCTGATTCAACGGGAAACAGTATTGATACAGAATATTTGTACAAAAGGTACAATCAGCTAAAGCTTGTTTATCCTGAATGTCAATTGATTGGAGTCTATTATTTGGCCAATAGCGGCAGCGGCAGCAGCGGCAGCGGCGGCAGCTGCCTTGACGGCAACACTGATACCAAAGTTGATAACAAGGTTGAATATAACTTGGGTCACCATGGCTCCTTTACACTCGCAATGTGTCAAGAAATACAGCAATTTTGTGCGACATATGGTATACCTTTACCTTCGCTGTTCATCTATCTCATATACCAGCAgcaaaaatggaaatttAATGAGGGAACTCTGAAAAATTTGCCTTTTCAGGGATACTTATGCGAGACATCACAGCCAATTGCAACAGAAATCAGTATCAGCGAGACAGAAAGTATTGCAGTGTCTACGATTGTAGACCACAAAGACTACTACTCAGCAAGTGATgccaacaaaaaaccaacaaaaattgttgatatCAAAAAACACGTCGAAGATGTCTCAAATACTCTAAAAAATTTAGAGCAAAAACTTGTGCAGGTATCGAAACCAACAGACACGGAAAACGAGTCGAAATCCGATCTTCGAAGTAGTAAACTATCAAAGAATGAGCCGGTTAGTCGAATTTCGGACCTCGAGAATGCCAAATTATTGAAATTGCAGACCATGCAGTTGGCCCTTTTAACTGAGCAAAAATTGACATTGGAGACTTTACAAAGCCAAGGTGTAAGACATATGCATCCACCATGGGTTGGTCAGTAG
- the ERG28 gene encoding ergosterol biosynthesis protein (BUSCO:EOG092655IF), which produces MSIGIDSILPYTRGGKLPYWLLFISIVSIFNSFQSYQRDLALTRRVYNAKPQEVTNLSARTFGTWTLITSLVRLYGAYNITNPQVYTLTQLTYVVAAWHFLSEWLIYGTTKLGKGLAGPLIVSSLSLVWMWNVKSYYVF; this is translated from the coding sequence ATGTCAATTGGAATTGATTCTATTCTACCATACACACGCGGTGGGAAACTCCCATATTGGCTACTTTTCATATCTATCGTCTCAATCTTCAACTCATTTCAATCCTATCAACGTGACTTGGCATTAACTCGCAGGGTCTACAATGCCAAACCACAAGAGGTTACCAACTTGTCAGCACGTACTTTTGGAACATGGACATTGATCACCTCGTTAGTGCGTCTTTATGGAGCTTACAATATAACTAATCCTCAGGTCTATACATTGACTCAATTGACGTATGTTGTCGCTGCTTGGCATTTCTTGAGCGAATGGTTGATCTACGGAACCACCAAGTTGGGAAAGGGGTTGGCTGGTCCTTTAATTGTGTcaagtttgagtttggtatGGATGTGGAACGTAAAGCTGTATTATGTATTTTGA